TCCTGGATTAGTATAAACCCTAACCCAATGACattgtccttataagagaaagaagaccatgtgaagacagaggcagagattggagtgccGCACTGTAAACCAAGGAACAGCAAGGACTGCACACAGCCACCAGCAGTTAAGATTCTCCCTCAAAGCCTCCATAAGTAACCAGCCTTGCCAACACTTTaattttagacttctagcctcaagGGCTATGAGACATTCTTTTAAGCTACCAAGTGTGTGGTTATCTGTTACGGCAGccataaaaaaactaaaacagtaatgtatttcagacagaaaatctcttttaaaaggtACTATGACTGACACAATTTATCTTTGGCCATCACACATTTCATACCAAGAATTAATCAAaagggggcacttggctggctcagtcagttgagtgtgcCACTTTTTGatgttggggtcatgagttcgagccctactTTAGGTatatagattacttaaataatattaaaaaaaaattagtaggacctctgggtggctcggtcagttaagcacccaattcttgatttcagtttaatcatctcagggttgtgagactaagccccatgttgagctctgcgCTaggggtggagtctgcttaaaattctcttttcctttcccctgccttcccccctcctccccctccactcacatgctctctctctctctcttaaaaaaaaaaaaaaaaattaaaattaaataaataaaataaaaataaagaattagtgAAAGGGCTTGAGCATTTCTAGACTTTTAACAAAAATCAACAACTTAATTACAAGATAAATCTAGATGAGCCTctaatttttaacatttgctATCTGTGAGCTTATTTTGTCTtatgattaaaattatatttactgaaATGTTAAGTAACTTTTCAATCGAGAATATTACCTgatgatttgcaaattttttcaaatactttgccTGCTACTGCTTTCTAAAGACAATTAATAAATAAGTTTCAGTACCAAAAAGCTCAGTTTTCTTAAACTTGGACCTGTAAAATGTTTCCCAGCATTCTGTATGGCCAGTAGTATCAAAGGGGTATCATGAAATAACTGTAAAcaatttcattttccattattCAGGCTTATGGAGCAAGTCTTAAACTCTTCTCAGTTCTTAACCACTTCCTTggatttattatatatgtttaaaacacATATATCTGATGCTTAAAACACAAAAAATCTGACGTGATCTGTGGATCACCACCGTGCCTAAAAGAAAGTCCGTAATTTTTACCTGTTCAGTTGTTCATTGTGGAGATAGTCTAAATAAGAAGTCTATTTTTAGGATTCAAGGTATCTCTGATGTTACCACATAAACCTCTGGATGTCCTGACTATTTGGCCACTGAAAAGTCTTGTTTAAGAAGATATAAAAAGTTAGGAAATTGACAACTGCATAGCAACCCAGTTCACAAACAAGTCTAGATATAGGTGGCAGAGGTATGTTAAGCCTATAAATAACATAAGGTAAAATGAAGTAACGAAATTCTAGCAGTTTCTGAGGTACTGTAAcagtaaacaagcaaataaaaaacattaaattccaGAAAATCGACTTTGATTTCAGAGAGTCAGCTATACTCCAGCCAGCAAATATATATACTGGAACTAACAAGTATTTCACAATTTCGTACCTCTGAAAAACTCTTTTCCATACATAGAATGTATAATGTCTATTATCTGCAAGCAAGTATTTATGAGCATAAGTAAATTTCcaaactaaaaaaagagagaccaaggTAATCACAAAAAACTGAATTCTACGTTTCCAAACTAAGGAAAGAAAAGCCCGAATTTTGCTAGGAGACAGTaggtgaggaaaggaaaaaaagagagtaaaagagaaaaagtagaagagTTGAGGAAAATGTAGACAGGCTTCATGACTACTTCGATCGCCAATAACAATCCCACCATTAACAactacaaaaacacaaaatagaaacaCTAGAAGGATGTAGGGCCAAGTCAAAAGGAAAAGCATACTCAAGTTCTTAAAGGACATGGAATAAaccaaaagaaactgaagaatttTCCTGAACTCTGAAAATGGTCCTTTAATAGGGGGaagcctctcttcctttttcttttgtagctCAGTTTTCCAGGCTTCAGTTAGTTTTTGTGCAATGACGTTTCCTGCGCAGAAGACAGCCCAGATGATATTAGTTTGACGAAACATGAAGCCACAAAATCCAAGCAAAGCTGAAGTTTTATGATTTCCATAAAGACACATCAAATAGGCAAAAAGAGTAAAaaacatggatcctgcttctgtataataaaggaagttaaaaaaatagagtgtGGGAAATACTGCTAATGTTAATGTTGACAAGATTCTCTGGACACTTGAGGAAGCCTAaggggaagagaaaacacatgtaaaattattttcatgataaaataacTATGCCATTTCTGCTAAgagagatttattaaaaaaacaaaaactgtctgAATCTTAAGTAAAATTATCCAATATTAATCTTATTTCTAGCTTTGCAAAAATACAATATACATTTTAAGGACACTTTCTGGTCCCTTTTAGTTGTATCTATCAGTTTGGAAGCCATGAAGACAATACATGTTTACGTCAAAGCCTCTATGTCCTGAAATACTTTGAGTTATTCAGCAAATAGAGTTAAGGGAGTTATCGTGTGAAAGACACTGAACTAAATTCTGTAAGGAACATGTTGATGAATGGCACACAGGGCACATGGTTTCACTTCCTTGAACTTAAGTCTTAGGGCCTCCAATCAGCATTTATTTAACCATCATCAATTCCTTTTAAAGACAACCCCTTGAAAACTCTACTTTAGAGAAAATATAACTATGTTTATAGCATTTATACTACCCATATATACTATACCCAATGATCTTACTGTTTCATGATGAACTTACTGGGTTCTTCCTGAAAACAGTGGGCCCAGTCTAAagttaaatatcttattttggcGTTTCTCACTGACTATTTCAGATTTCGAAAGCATTCTTACCTTCTGAAATTTTATCCTTCATTTAATCTAAATCACCAAATCAAACCATGCCACTCTCTTGGTTAAAACTATAAGGctcggcagcccgggtggctcaacggtttagcgggccttcagccagggcctgaccctggggacccaggatcgagtcccatgtcgggctcgctgcgtggagcctgcttctccctctgcctgtgtctctgcctctctctctctctctctgtgtctctcataaataaataaataaataatcttaaaaaataaaaataaaataaaaataatttaaaaaaactataaggCTGTCCAACACTGACTAGATAAAGTCCAAAATCCTTTCCATGACACATAAGGACATTCATGACTTCACCTCTATCTACTTGTCCAGCCTCACATCCTTATACTTTATAATCCTGTGATCCCAAATAGAAATTCCCTCTGCATCTTGTTGCTCAACTCTTTTCTACCTTTGTTTATGCTTTTTCTCCTGTCAGGATTCATTTCCCACCCTACAGACCTGTCTGTTCATCAAGATTCAGGTCAGGGACCATCTTTTCTGCGAAGTCTTACCCAATGACACCTATACATCTTCCTGTCAGTCAGGCTGCAAAATAAGTGCTCCTCTACTCCTTCTCTGTCCTCGTAACATTTACGTCTATCTCCCTCTCACAATTTACACTATTGAGATCAtttgagttaaaaataattattataattactatttattgagtCCTTACTGTTCTAGTGGGCATTGTTCTAAGCACCTTCCATTTATTAAGCTCCTGTACAGTCCTATGATACAGAtctgtattatttccatttaacagatgaagatatggggcagcccgggtgggtcagtggtttagcgccgcctttagcccaggatgtgattctggacacctgggatcgagtcccatgtcgggctcccttcatggagcctgcttctccctctgcctgtctctctctgtgtctatcatgaataaataaataaaatcttaaaaaacaaaaacaaaaaacagatgaaGATATGGAGTCACTAAGAGTAACCTGCTGAAAGTAACACAACTTGTAAATGGACAGAATTCATAGCTGGGCAAGCCACCTCAAAATTCCTGGGTTAAATATAGGTATTTCTGTCTTccctaatgaaaataaaagtttggttaaaaaaaaaaaaaaagccttatttaTTTCTGTAGTCTCAGTACTTAGCACATGTAATAAgcacaataaacatttactgaactcgtctgattttcaaatatttcttttaggtttttacaaataaataagtcattcaagtatttaaatacaaattcctCCTAAaatggggggtggtgaggggcttgcttttttatatatatatatatatataaattcaaattcatttttcattgatgttcaatttgccaacatatagaataacacccagtgctcatcccgtcaagtggggcttgcttttttatcttaaaaaaatatatacacacgcTAAATGTCGAAGAAACTTTTCACCAGATCTCATAAAACCAAACTGTCAAAATTGTGGACCTGACTATGTATAAACttgcaataaattattttggaaacatACCTTGTGCCTGGGTTGTACCTTGCGGAAAAGCAAATACAGTAAATAGAAGTTGCCTACACTGAAGAGAAGATTGACAAATCTGAGCATTCCGATGGAGCAGACAACGTGTTCAGACCATCCAAAGATCCAGCTGGCGGGTTTGACCACTCCAACTGACAGCAGATATAGGCCAGGTAGCGTCGTAATCATGGgatcccacttaaaaaaaaaaaaggaaaggccaaCAATGAAGCAAGAGCAAGATGAAATACAGACATGCCCCACAAGGGGGTCAAGTTCGAAAACACCTCTACCAACAACCAGACATTTTGGGGGCGTTATTCTGCTACACGGTGGTTGGAGAAGTACTCAGCACATCAAAGGTCTCCTCTAAAGAAAAGTTCTGCGTCCATTTCGGCTCTGTACCTGTTTTGTTGCAGAGGCAGCTGGAGCCAGTAGACAACAATCCTCCGTCTTCGTTTCCAACACCTACCCTTCCCAGACCCTGTATTTTGGAGACTAAACTCCCCCAAACGTCCCAGTTTTAGACTGTTGGGAAATACTGGCTGGAACTCTGATGgttttggagaaaaagaagattttattttattttattttattttattttgagaaagaagcaGTCAGAGCGATCAAATCACAGGTTCTATGATGATAGGTAACCTCTACTGAGCCAAGAATCACGCGAATCCTCTGTACTTAACCCCGCAAAACGTCCTACGGGACATCCTGTTAGAACAGTCGTTCGCAAATGGGTAACCagaatttaatcaaaattaattcCCTGGCTCGCAGGTCCTCCTAAACACGCAAAGGTCTAAAATCAGGCCTTCAACTACAGACTTTATACTTCTCACCACGATTCGACATCGCCTTCCCGGACGAGTACAGGTGATACTAGtacatctgctttattttttgatCTCTTACATTTCCGTAGCCAATGATATATTCAAACATGATGCCGTTTCCCCGGGTCCCAGTCTATCCAattaagaggggatccctgggtggcgcagcggtttggcgcctgcctttggcccagggcgcgatcctgaagacccgggatcgaatcccacgtcgggctcccggtgcgtggagcctgcttctccctctgcctgtgtctctgcctctctctctctgtgtgtgtgtgtgtgtgtctctcatgaataaataaaattttttaaaaaataaaataaaataaaaataaaaatatccaattatgAGAAAAAGTCCCTGTAAACGCCCAGGACGGAGTTAACGTCACTTGCCACTCCTTGATGGCTGCATGTCCTCCTAACATCTCCCATCTATCTCCCTCTCACAATTTGCACTACTGAAATCAtttgagttaaaaataattattataattactacTGAGCCCGTACTGTTCTAGTGGGCATTGTTCTAAGCACCTTCCATTAactaagccccccccccccccccccccgaaatagACCCTGAGGCCCTTGACCGGGGCACTCCAGCGATGCTTTCTGACATTTCCAAGCGGTGGCCCGGTGCCTCTCGCCTGGGGCCCGGGCACGGAAACCTGGGGGCGGGGCGGTTACTCTCGCATCGCCTACCGAGAACCGGGAAACCGACTGGGTACCTGGGTTGTACCTTGCGGTAAAGCAGATCGTTTCCCGGGAGTCCGTCCCCCGGAACAGGACCTCCTGGGGCACAGGTGTGCTCCCATTCGCTCCTTAGATGGGCAGGCACAGGAACGAACCGATTACCCACTTCCCTTCGTATTTCCAAGCTGAAAGGCTAGAGCGGAGGGACCAAAGGACAAGGGTGGGAGGAAGAAGTGCTGGGTGGGGACGGGTCGGGGGCCCCACCTGCGAGAGGGAGAAGTGGCCCTCGCAGTAGCGCTGCGCCTGCGGCAGGTGGAAGATCTCGTCCATGTAGGGCTCTCGCAGCGCGCGGCTGAAGGCGGAGAAGAGGAGACAGGACACCAGGAAGGTGCAGCTCAGGGCAGCCGAAAAGTAGTAGCCCTCGAGCTGCGCCATGCCCGTCCCCATAGCCACCGCGCCAGAACCGCGCCCCGGAAAACCTGCTCGGGCTTCCCCGAGCCCGCAGAGCCGAGCTGGAAACTCGGGCTCGAAATGGGCGCGCAAGGCGGGACTGGCCGGACAGGACTGAGCATAGCCGGAAAGCAAAGGATGCTGGGAGAGCGCGGACCttccccctcccggccccccccAGCGAACTTCCGGAGGAATCCGGTCACTGTTTCCGGAGTGACGAGTTTAGGTGACGGACCGGGCTGCTGGCCTGTCAATCACGCTGCGCGGAGGCCCCGGAGTGGACAGAGCCACCAGGAGGGGCGGGCCTCGGGGGTCCACGCGCGCCGCACATTCGCGGCTAGTGCTTCCAGCCCGCAGCTTCccggtggggtttttttttccagctcgTTTCCACTTCCTGACCAGGAGGTGGCGGCCCTCCCCCGCGTTTGCTTTTCAGAATTTGCCCGTTTCctccccatattttttttttttttttttttttttttttgtcctgtgaTCTGAAT
This region of Vulpes vulpes isolate BD-2025 chromosome 8, VulVul3, whole genome shotgun sequence genomic DNA includes:
- the LOC112921049 gene encoding dol-P-Glc:Glc(2)Man(9)GlcNAc(2)-PP-Dol alpha-1,2-glucosyltransferase, encoding MGTGMAQLEGYYFSAALSCTFLVSCLLFSAFSRALREPYMDEIFHLPQAQRYCEGHFSLSQWDPMITTLPGLYLLSVGVVKPASWIFGWSEHVVCSIGMLRFVNLLFSVGNFYLLYLLFRKVQPRHKASSSVQRILSTLTLAVFPTLYFFNFLYYTEAGSMFFTLFAYLMCLYGNHKTSALLGFCGFMFRQTNIIWAVFCAGNVIAQKLTEAWKTELQKKKEERLPPIKGPFSEFRKILQFLLVYSMSFKNLSMLFLLTWPYILLVFLFCVFVVVNGGIVIGDRSSHEACLHFPQLFYFFSFTLFFSFPHLLSPSKIRAFLSLVWKRRIQFFVITLVSLFLVWKFTYAHKYLLADNRHYTFYVWKRVFQRYEIVKYLLVPVYIFAGWSIADSLKSKSIFWNLMFFICLFTVTVPQKLLEFRYFILPYVIYRLNIPLPPISRLVCELGCYAVVNFLTFYIFLNKTFQWPNSQDIQRFMW